The proteins below come from a single Denticeps clupeoides chromosome 15, fDenClu1.1, whole genome shotgun sequence genomic window:
- the eif5b gene encoding eukaryotic translation initiation factor 5B isoform X2: MGKKQKNKGEDGGRDDGVDIDALAAEIEGAGAAKEQAKGKSKKKKGINKKEEFDEDDILKELEELSLEAHSGKANKETPKKSDDLDTVEAEPAPREKKKTRGKGKRASLEDEEDEEGRSAADVERNGARDKKAVASAPADTAGAAASDSEDEGSRQRRKGGKKGTKKGASDSEDQGEAGNGEEDSDDESLTGRKAQKKQKAKGKATKADSDEEGEEGEGSFKIKTAAQKKAEKKERDRKKKEEERAKQKKLKEKEEDCLKKEVIKKTEPEATPPPQEKVEVAAVEEQDGADAQGEEEADGDKKKKKKKKGEKDEKKKGPSKATVKAMQEALARMKEEEERAKREEEERQRHLEELEAQRLEQERLELERKEKKKQKDKERKERLKKEGKLLTKTQKEARARAEATLKLLQAQGVEVPSKDSMPKKRPIYTDKRKKKPTAQTPEETSEVSSPMTETPEPITAAIDVDVDTPAQEPVKEPKAEAADVDDWEAIASDEEKELKKVHIEVKETPQQQQQAKITPTEGKNASDEEDDDDEEDEDDEEEEDEEDEEDQDIEESEQEEEDTSKKKGGKELSSDSSESDSDDGRTKEERLYDEAKKRIEKRRQENLKNINLDKLRAPVVCVLGHVDTGKTKILDKLRHTHVQDGEAGGITQQIGATNVPLDTIIEQTKMVKNFDRENIKIPGMLIIDTPGHESFSNLRNRGSSLCDIAILVVDIMHGLEPQTLESINLLKEKKCPFIVALNKIDRLYDWKKGPETDVVATLKKQKKNTKDEFDERAKATIVEFAQQGLNAALFFENKDPRTFVSLVPTSAHSGDGMGNLIALLVDLTQSMLARRLAHCDELRAQVMEVKALPGMGTTIDVILINGCLREGETIIVPGVEGPIVTQIRGLLLPPPLKELRVKSQYEKHKEVSTAQGVKILGKDLEKTLAGLPLLVAHKEDEVPVLRDELIRELKQTLNAIKLEEKGVYVQASTLGSLEALLEFLRTSKVPYAGINIGPVHKKDVMKASAMLEHDTQYAVILAFDVKIERDAQEMAESLGVRVFSAEIIYHLFDAFTKYREGYKKQKQEEFKHIAVFPCKLRILPQFIFNSRDPIVMGVTVEAGVIKQGTPLCVPSKAFVDIGIVTSIEVNHKPVDTAKKGQEICVKIEPIPGESPKMFGRHFEATDIIVSKITRQSIDALKNWFRDEMQKSDWQLIMELKKTFEII, encoded by the exons ATGGGGAAGAAGCAGAAGAATAAAGGCGAAGACGG TGGCAGAGATGATGGCGTGGACATCGATGCCCTAGCTGCTGAGATTGAGGGAGCGGGAGCCGCAAAGGAACAGGCCAAAGGCAAGAGCAAAAAGAAGAAGGGAATCAACAAGAAGGAGGAGTTTGA TGAGGATGATATTTTGAAAGAGCTTGAGGAGCTGTCCCTGGAAGCACACAGTGGAAAAGCCAACAAAGAGACACCCAAG AAATCTGACGACCTTGACACTGTGGAGGCCGAGCCTGCTCCAcgagagaagaagaagacccGTGGGAAGGGTAAGCGGGCTAGcctggaggatgaggaggacgaggaaggTCGCAGTGCGGCTGACGTGGAGAGGAACGGCGCCAGAGATAAGAAGGCGGTGGCGTCGGCGCCTGCTGAcactgctggtgctgctgcatcAGACTCGGAGGATGAGGGGTCCAGGCAACGGCGCAAAGGGGGCAAGAAGGGCACCAAGAAGGGGGCTTCGGACTCTGAGGATCAAGGGGAGGCTGGAAATGGTGAGGAAGACTCCGACGACGAGTCCCTCACTGGACGAAAAGCCCAAAAGAAGCAGAAGGCCAAAGGCAAGGCCACCAAGGCAGACAGCGATGAGGAAGGGGAGGAAGGCGAGGGTTCCTTCAAGATAAAGACTGCCGCTCAGAAGAAAGCAGAGAAGAAGGAGCGCGACCGgaagaagaaagaggaggagagggccAAGCAGAAGAAGTTGAAGGAGAAAGAAGAGGATTGCCTTAAAAAAGAGGTGATTAAAAAAACCGAGCCGGAGGCTACACCTCCGCCccaggagaaggtggaggtggCCGCTGTTGAGGAGCAGGATGGAGCCGACGCTCAGGGAGAAG AGGAGGCAGATGgagacaagaagaagaagaagaagaagaagggagaaAAGGACGAGAAGAAGAAGGGCCCGAGTAAAGCCACGGTGAAGGCCATGCAGGAGGCCCTGGCCCgcatgaaggaggaggaggagcgtgCCAAacgagaggaagaggagagacaGCGGCATCTGGAAGAGCTGGAAGCCCAGAGGCTAGAGCAG GAGCGTCTTGAGCTGGAgcggaaggagaagaagaaacagaaggaCAAGGAGCGAAAGGagaggctgaagaaggaggggaAGCTGCTGACGAAGACTCAGAAGGAGGCCCGGGCTCGAGCTGAAGCCACCCTCAAGTTGCTGCAGGCTCAGG GTGTTGAAGTGCCATCCAAAGACTCCATGCCAAAGAAAAGGCCGATCTACACTGACAAGAGGAAAAAGAAGCCCACTGCACAGACTCCTGAAG aAACATCAGAGGTTTCCTCACCCATGACTGAAACCCCAGAACCAATCACAGCTGCCATAGATGTGGATGTGGACACGCCTGCACAGGAGCCAG TGAAAGAGCCGAAGGCAGAAGCTGCAGATGTGGATGACTGGGAGGCCATAGCCAGTGATGAGGAGAAAG AGCTGAAGAAGGTCCACATTGAAGTGAAAGAGACAcctcaacagcagcagcaggccaaaATCACCCCAACAGAGGGTAAGAATGCCAgtgatgaggaagatgatgacgacgaagaggatgaagatgacgaagaggaggaggatgaagaggacgaggaggatCAGGATATTGAGGAGAGTGAGCAGGAAGAAGAGGACACCTCCAAGAAGAAGGGAGGCAAAGAGCTGAGCTCTGACTCCAGCGAGAGTGACTCAGACGATGGCCGCACCAAAGAGGAGCGTCTCTATGACGAGGCCAAGAAACGCATTGAG AAACGGCGTCAAGAAAATCTGAAGAACATCAACCTGGACAAACTGAGGGCACCAGTCGTCTGCGTGCTGGGCCATGTCGACACAGGGAAGACCAAGATCCTGGATAAG CTGAGGCACACACATGTTCAGGATGGTGAGGCTGGAGGGATCACCCAGCAGATCGGTGCCACTAATGTTCCCCTCGACACAATCATTGAACAGACCAAGATGGTGAAGAAT TTTGACAGGGAGAACATTAAGATCCCTGGAATGCTTATTATTGACACGCCTGGCCACGAATCTTTCAG TAATCTGAGGAACAGAGGGAGCTCGTTGTGTGATATCGCCATTCTGGTGGTGGACATCATGCACGGCTTGGAGCCACAGACCCTGGAGTCCATCAACCTGCTGAAGGAGAAGAAATGTCCCTTCATCGTGGCTCTCAACAAG ATTGACCGTCTGTATGACTGGAAGAAGGGTCCAGAGACAGATGTTGTGGCCACATTgaaaaagcagaagaagaacacAAAGGATGAGTTTGATGAGAGGGCCAAAGCAACCATCGTGGAATTTGCTCAGCAG GGTCTGAATGCTGCTCTTTTCTTCGAGAATAAAGACCCCCGCACCTTTGTATCTCTGGTGCCCACTTCTGCGCACTCTGGGGATGGCATGGGCAATTTGATCGCCCTGCTGGTGGATTTGACTCAGAGCATGCTGGCACGCCGCCTGGCCCACTGCGATGAGTTGCGGGCACAGGTGATGGAG GTGAAGGCTTTGCCTGGAATGGGCACCACGATAGACGTGATCCTTATCAACGGTTGTCTACGAGAGGGGGAGACCATCATTGTTCCTGGGGTAGAAGGTCCAATTGTAACCCAGATCAGGGGTTTGCTCTTGCCTCCGCCACTCAAGGAGTTGAGGGTCAAG AGTCAATATGAAAAACACAAGGAGGTGTCGACTGCGCAGGGTGTGAAGATTTTGGGGAAGGACCTGGAGAAGACCCTGGCAGGGCTCCCCCTCCTGGTGGCACATAAGGAGGATGAGGTTCCCGTTCTGCGG GACGAGCTGATTCGGGAGCTGAAGCAGACGCTGAACGCCATTAAGCTGGAGGAGAAGGGTGTTTACGTACAGGCATCTACTCTCGGATCACTTGAAGCCCTGCTGGAGTTTCTACGCACCTCAAAAGTGCCT TACGCAGGCATCAACATCGGCCCTGTGCACAAGAAGGATGTTATGAAGGCCTCTGCCATGCTGGAACATGACACACA ATATGCCGTCATCCTGGCGTTTGATGTGAAGATTGAGAGGGATGCGCAGGAGATGGCTGAGAGTCTCGGTGTGAGGGTCTTCAGTGCTGAGATCATCTACCACCTGTTTGACGCTTTCACAAAGTACCGAGAGGGATACAAGAAACAGAAACAAGAAGAATTTAA GCACATTGCTGTGTTCCCATGTAAACTGCGCATTCTGCCCCAGTTCATCTTCAACTCCAGAGACCCCATCGTCATGGGGGTCACTGTAGAGGCAGGGGTTATTAAACAGGGCACGCCCCTCTGTGTACCCAGCAAGGCA TTTGTGGACATTGGCATTGTCACAAGCATTGAAGTGAATCACAAACCGGTGGACACTGCTAAGAAGGGCCAGGAGATCTGCGTGAAGATCGAGCCCATTCCTGGAGAGTCGCCCAAGATGTTTGGGCGTCACTTTGAGGCCACTGACATTATTGTCAGCAAG ATCACCCGGCAGTCCATTGATGCGTTGAAGAACTGGTTCAGAGACGAGATGCAGAAATCTGACTGGCAGCTCATCATGGAGCTGAAGAAGACTTTCGAGATCATCTGA
- the eif5b gene encoding eukaryotic translation initiation factor 5B isoform X1 yields MGKKQKNKGEDGGRDDGVDIDALAAEIEGAGAAKEQAKGKSKKKKGINKKEEFDEDDILKELEELSLEAHSGKANKETPKQKSDDLDTVEAEPAPREKKKTRGKGKRASLEDEEDEEGRSAADVERNGARDKKAVASAPADTAGAAASDSEDEGSRQRRKGGKKGTKKGASDSEDQGEAGNGEEDSDDESLTGRKAQKKQKAKGKATKADSDEEGEEGEGSFKIKTAAQKKAEKKERDRKKKEEERAKQKKLKEKEEDCLKKEVIKKTEPEATPPPQEKVEVAAVEEQDGADAQGEEEADGDKKKKKKKKGEKDEKKKGPSKATVKAMQEALARMKEEEERAKREEEERQRHLEELEAQRLEQERLELERKEKKKQKDKERKERLKKEGKLLTKTQKEARARAEATLKLLQAQGVEVPSKDSMPKKRPIYTDKRKKKPTAQTPEETSEVSSPMTETPEPITAAIDVDVDTPAQEPVKEPKAEAADVDDWEAIASDEEKELKKVHIEVKETPQQQQQAKITPTEGKNASDEEDDDDEEDEDDEEEEDEEDEEDQDIEESEQEEEDTSKKKGGKELSSDSSESDSDDGRTKEERLYDEAKKRIEKRRQENLKNINLDKLRAPVVCVLGHVDTGKTKILDKLRHTHVQDGEAGGITQQIGATNVPLDTIIEQTKMVKNFDRENIKIPGMLIIDTPGHESFSNLRNRGSSLCDIAILVVDIMHGLEPQTLESINLLKEKKCPFIVALNKIDRLYDWKKGPETDVVATLKKQKKNTKDEFDERAKATIVEFAQQGLNAALFFENKDPRTFVSLVPTSAHSGDGMGNLIALLVDLTQSMLARRLAHCDELRAQVMEVKALPGMGTTIDVILINGCLREGETIIVPGVEGPIVTQIRGLLLPPPLKELRVKSQYEKHKEVSTAQGVKILGKDLEKTLAGLPLLVAHKEDEVPVLRDELIRELKQTLNAIKLEEKGVYVQASTLGSLEALLEFLRTSKVPYAGINIGPVHKKDVMKASAMLEHDTQYAVILAFDVKIERDAQEMAESLGVRVFSAEIIYHLFDAFTKYREGYKKQKQEEFKHIAVFPCKLRILPQFIFNSRDPIVMGVTVEAGVIKQGTPLCVPSKAFVDIGIVTSIEVNHKPVDTAKKGQEICVKIEPIPGESPKMFGRHFEATDIIVSKITRQSIDALKNWFRDEMQKSDWQLIMELKKTFEII; encoded by the exons ATGGGGAAGAAGCAGAAGAATAAAGGCGAAGACGG TGGCAGAGATGATGGCGTGGACATCGATGCCCTAGCTGCTGAGATTGAGGGAGCGGGAGCCGCAAAGGAACAGGCCAAAGGCAAGAGCAAAAAGAAGAAGGGAATCAACAAGAAGGAGGAGTTTGA TGAGGATGATATTTTGAAAGAGCTTGAGGAGCTGTCCCTGGAAGCACACAGTGGAAAAGCCAACAAAGAGACACCCAAG CAGAAATCTGACGACCTTGACACTGTGGAGGCCGAGCCTGCTCCAcgagagaagaagaagacccGTGGGAAGGGTAAGCGGGCTAGcctggaggatgaggaggacgaggaaggTCGCAGTGCGGCTGACGTGGAGAGGAACGGCGCCAGAGATAAGAAGGCGGTGGCGTCGGCGCCTGCTGAcactgctggtgctgctgcatcAGACTCGGAGGATGAGGGGTCCAGGCAACGGCGCAAAGGGGGCAAGAAGGGCACCAAGAAGGGGGCTTCGGACTCTGAGGATCAAGGGGAGGCTGGAAATGGTGAGGAAGACTCCGACGACGAGTCCCTCACTGGACGAAAAGCCCAAAAGAAGCAGAAGGCCAAAGGCAAGGCCACCAAGGCAGACAGCGATGAGGAAGGGGAGGAAGGCGAGGGTTCCTTCAAGATAAAGACTGCCGCTCAGAAGAAAGCAGAGAAGAAGGAGCGCGACCGgaagaagaaagaggaggagagggccAAGCAGAAGAAGTTGAAGGAGAAAGAAGAGGATTGCCTTAAAAAAGAGGTGATTAAAAAAACCGAGCCGGAGGCTACACCTCCGCCccaggagaaggtggaggtggCCGCTGTTGAGGAGCAGGATGGAGCCGACGCTCAGGGAGAAG AGGAGGCAGATGgagacaagaagaagaagaagaagaagaagggagaaAAGGACGAGAAGAAGAAGGGCCCGAGTAAAGCCACGGTGAAGGCCATGCAGGAGGCCCTGGCCCgcatgaaggaggaggaggagcgtgCCAAacgagaggaagaggagagacaGCGGCATCTGGAAGAGCTGGAAGCCCAGAGGCTAGAGCAG GAGCGTCTTGAGCTGGAgcggaaggagaagaagaaacagaaggaCAAGGAGCGAAAGGagaggctgaagaaggaggggaAGCTGCTGACGAAGACTCAGAAGGAGGCCCGGGCTCGAGCTGAAGCCACCCTCAAGTTGCTGCAGGCTCAGG GTGTTGAAGTGCCATCCAAAGACTCCATGCCAAAGAAAAGGCCGATCTACACTGACAAGAGGAAAAAGAAGCCCACTGCACAGACTCCTGAAG aAACATCAGAGGTTTCCTCACCCATGACTGAAACCCCAGAACCAATCACAGCTGCCATAGATGTGGATGTGGACACGCCTGCACAGGAGCCAG TGAAAGAGCCGAAGGCAGAAGCTGCAGATGTGGATGACTGGGAGGCCATAGCCAGTGATGAGGAGAAAG AGCTGAAGAAGGTCCACATTGAAGTGAAAGAGACAcctcaacagcagcagcaggccaaaATCACCCCAACAGAGGGTAAGAATGCCAgtgatgaggaagatgatgacgacgaagaggatgaagatgacgaagaggaggaggatgaagaggacgaggaggatCAGGATATTGAGGAGAGTGAGCAGGAAGAAGAGGACACCTCCAAGAAGAAGGGAGGCAAAGAGCTGAGCTCTGACTCCAGCGAGAGTGACTCAGACGATGGCCGCACCAAAGAGGAGCGTCTCTATGACGAGGCCAAGAAACGCATTGAG AAACGGCGTCAAGAAAATCTGAAGAACATCAACCTGGACAAACTGAGGGCACCAGTCGTCTGCGTGCTGGGCCATGTCGACACAGGGAAGACCAAGATCCTGGATAAG CTGAGGCACACACATGTTCAGGATGGTGAGGCTGGAGGGATCACCCAGCAGATCGGTGCCACTAATGTTCCCCTCGACACAATCATTGAACAGACCAAGATGGTGAAGAAT TTTGACAGGGAGAACATTAAGATCCCTGGAATGCTTATTATTGACACGCCTGGCCACGAATCTTTCAG TAATCTGAGGAACAGAGGGAGCTCGTTGTGTGATATCGCCATTCTGGTGGTGGACATCATGCACGGCTTGGAGCCACAGACCCTGGAGTCCATCAACCTGCTGAAGGAGAAGAAATGTCCCTTCATCGTGGCTCTCAACAAG ATTGACCGTCTGTATGACTGGAAGAAGGGTCCAGAGACAGATGTTGTGGCCACATTgaaaaagcagaagaagaacacAAAGGATGAGTTTGATGAGAGGGCCAAAGCAACCATCGTGGAATTTGCTCAGCAG GGTCTGAATGCTGCTCTTTTCTTCGAGAATAAAGACCCCCGCACCTTTGTATCTCTGGTGCCCACTTCTGCGCACTCTGGGGATGGCATGGGCAATTTGATCGCCCTGCTGGTGGATTTGACTCAGAGCATGCTGGCACGCCGCCTGGCCCACTGCGATGAGTTGCGGGCACAGGTGATGGAG GTGAAGGCTTTGCCTGGAATGGGCACCACGATAGACGTGATCCTTATCAACGGTTGTCTACGAGAGGGGGAGACCATCATTGTTCCTGGGGTAGAAGGTCCAATTGTAACCCAGATCAGGGGTTTGCTCTTGCCTCCGCCACTCAAGGAGTTGAGGGTCAAG AGTCAATATGAAAAACACAAGGAGGTGTCGACTGCGCAGGGTGTGAAGATTTTGGGGAAGGACCTGGAGAAGACCCTGGCAGGGCTCCCCCTCCTGGTGGCACATAAGGAGGATGAGGTTCCCGTTCTGCGG GACGAGCTGATTCGGGAGCTGAAGCAGACGCTGAACGCCATTAAGCTGGAGGAGAAGGGTGTTTACGTACAGGCATCTACTCTCGGATCACTTGAAGCCCTGCTGGAGTTTCTACGCACCTCAAAAGTGCCT TACGCAGGCATCAACATCGGCCCTGTGCACAAGAAGGATGTTATGAAGGCCTCTGCCATGCTGGAACATGACACACA ATATGCCGTCATCCTGGCGTTTGATGTGAAGATTGAGAGGGATGCGCAGGAGATGGCTGAGAGTCTCGGTGTGAGGGTCTTCAGTGCTGAGATCATCTACCACCTGTTTGACGCTTTCACAAAGTACCGAGAGGGATACAAGAAACAGAAACAAGAAGAATTTAA GCACATTGCTGTGTTCCCATGTAAACTGCGCATTCTGCCCCAGTTCATCTTCAACTCCAGAGACCCCATCGTCATGGGGGTCACTGTAGAGGCAGGGGTTATTAAACAGGGCACGCCCCTCTGTGTACCCAGCAAGGCA TTTGTGGACATTGGCATTGTCACAAGCATTGAAGTGAATCACAAACCGGTGGACACTGCTAAGAAGGGCCAGGAGATCTGCGTGAAGATCGAGCCCATTCCTGGAGAGTCGCCCAAGATGTTTGGGCGTCACTTTGAGGCCACTGACATTATTGTCAGCAAG ATCACCCGGCAGTCCATTGATGCGTTGAAGAACTGGTTCAGAGACGAGATGCAGAAATCTGACTGGCAGCTCATCATGGAGCTGAAGAAGACTTTCGAGATCATCTGA
- the lipt1 gene encoding lipoyl amidotransferase LIPT1, mitochondrial, whose amino-acid sequence MLRRGALVRAVSCPSSHASTLSSLFRDRGESGVILKSSSTDVYENLAVEDRIHELVDLRGGGILFLWRSASAVVIGRHQNPWQECDLRLMARLGVPLARRRSGGGAVFHDLGNVNATFFTSRGKYDRRRNLAVLTGALKTLSPRLDVRATERFDVVLGGAHKVSGSAAKLGRSGAYHHCTLLCSADRAALASVLKSGVRGLRSNATPSVPSPVRNLTDEDPALDCDAVTEAVAAQYNAEFGFSGPVLPVDPGDEAFLPGVRQAAAELRAWDWVYGRTPRFSVRTSFGASGGSVTVDVVVRSGVVESCAADAPPGWLPPRVAEGFCSALVGSRFRPAEMAAALAAFRRTRPGDDEFAGRISDVYQHVVAGM is encoded by the coding sequence ATGTTGCGGAGGGGCGCGCTTGTGCGCGCCGTTTCGTGCCCTTCGTCGCACGCCAGCACGCTGTCGAGCCTCTTCAGGGACCGGGGGGAGTCGGGCGTCATTCTGAAGTCTTCGTCCACGGACGTGTATGAGAATTTAGCCGTGGAGGACCGGATCCACGAGCTCGTGGACCTGCGGGGCGGAGGGATACTGTTCCTGTGGAGGAGCGCGTCGGCCGTCGTCATCGGCCGCCACCAGAACCCCTGGCAGGAGTGCGACCTGCGGCTGATGGCGCGCCTGGGCGTCCCGCTGGCCAGGCGCCGCAGCGGGGGCGGCGCGGTCTTCCACGACCTGGGCAACGTCAACGCGACGTTCTTCACGTCCCGGGGGAAGTACGACCGGCGCCGCAACCTGGCCGTGCTGACCGGCGCGCTGAAGACGCTGAGCCCGCGCCTCGACGTGCGCGCCACCGAGCGCTTCGACGTCGTGCTCGGCGGCGCGCACAAGGTCTCGGGCTCCGCCGCCAAGCTGGGCCGCAGCGGCGCGTACCACCACTGCACGCTGCTCTGCTCCGCCGACCGCGCCGCGCTGGCCTCGGTGCTGAAGAGCGGCGTCCGCGGCCTCCGCAGCAACGCCACCCCCAGCGTGCCGTCCCCGGTGCGCAACCTGACGGACGAGGACCCCGCCCTGGACTGCGACGCCGTCACGGAGGCCGTCGCGGCGCAGTACAACGCCGAGTTCGGCTTCTCCGGCCCGGTTCTCCCGGTGGACCCGGGCGACGAGGCGTTCCTGCCGGGCGTGCGCCAGGCGGCGGCCGAGCTGCGGGCGTGGGACTGGGTGTACGGCCGGACCCCCAGGTTCAGCGTCCGCACGTCGTTCGGCGCGTCCGGCGGGAGCGTGACGGTGGACGTGGTGGTCAGGAGCGGCGTCGTGGAGAGCTGCGCGGCGGACGCACCGCCCGGCTGGCTGCCCCCTCGGGTGGCGGAGGGCTTCTGCTCCGCGCTGGTCGGCAGCCGGTTCCGTCCCGCCGAGATGGCGGCTGCGCTGGCCGCCTTTCGGAGGACGCGTCCCGGCGACGACGAGTTCGCGGGCAGGATCAGCGACGTTTACCAGCACGTCGTGGCCGGCATGTGA
- the LOC114764555 gene encoding intelectin-like produces MAVMGYITVFMVISLTIYQCDSKTVDGVNIILNAEIPINLKLKNPDLEQQIDNLSHLARSCKDAKEQFGATKDGVYNLVTAAGEVYRTFCDMTTAGGGWTLVASVHENNLYGKCGVGDRWSSQEGSNAFRPQGEGTWSNRVDFGSVEGATSDDFKNPGYYDIAAQDVSVWHVPNNEVKENWAKNSILRYHTETHFLSSYGGNLYQLFQRFPVKYGIGECQKDNGPSIPVVYDLGDKQSTRNLYGPNPRAEFETGFITFRPFNTERAAMALCSGTKPTACNCEHFCIGGGGHFPEAAPRQCGDFAGFDWDGYGTLLGWSASKEVTEAAVLIFYR; encoded by the exons ATGGCAG TTATGGGCTATATAACTGTATTCATGGTCATTTCATTGACCATATACCAGTGCGACTCAAAAACAG TGGACGGAGTGAACATTATTCTGAATGCTGAAATCCCAATaaatctgaagttaaaaaaccCAGATCTGGAGCAGCAAATTGATAACCTTTCACACTTGGCCAGGAGCTGCAAGGATGCCAAAGAACAATTTGGAGCAACTAAAG ACGGAGTGTATAATCTGGTCACTGCGGCTGGGGAAGTGTACCGGACCTTTTGTGATATGACCACTGCTGGGGGCGGATGGACCCTAGTGGCCAGTGTGCATGAGAACAACTTGTACGGCAAGTGTGGTGTGGGTGACCGCTGGTCAAGCCAAGAAGGCAGCAATGCATTCCGGCCGCAAGGAGAGGGCACTTGGTCCAACAGGGTCGACTTTGGCTCTGTGGAAGGTGCCACCAGTGATGACTTCAAG AACCCGGGATATTATGACATTGCTGCCCAGGATGTGTCTGTATGGCATGTTCCTAATAATGAGGTCAAAGAGAACTGGGCCAAAAACTCCATTCTGCGCTACCACACCGAGACACACTTTCTTAGCAGCTATGGTGGAAATCTGTATCAACTCTTCCAG CGCTTTCCTGTGAAGTATGGAATTGGAGAATGCCAGAAGGACAATGGGCCGTCCATCCCAGTGGTGTATGATTTGGGGGATAAGCAGTCCACTCGCAATTTATATGGACCCAACCCAAGAG CTGAGTTTGAGACTGGCTTCATCACGTTCCGACCTTTCAACACCGAGAGAGCAGCCATGGCCCTCTGCTCCGGAACCAAGCCGACTGCATGCAACTGTGAACAT tTCTGCATTGGCGGCGGTGGCCACTTCCCTGAGGCAGCGCCTCGTCAGTGTGGAGACTTCGCAGGCTTTGATTGGGATGGATACGGCACTCTGTTAGGATGGAGCGCCTCTAAGGAGGTGACCGAGGCCGCTGTGCTCATCTTCTATCGTTAA
- the rpl31 gene encoding large ribosomal subunit protein eL31 has protein sequence MAPTKKGEKKKGRSAINEVVTREYTINIHKRIHGISFKRRAPRALKEIRKFAMKEMGTPDVRIDTRLNKAVWVKGVRNVPYRMRVRLSRKRNEDEDSPNKLYTLVTYVPVTSFKGLQTVNVDEN, from the exons ATGGCTCCTACCAAGaagggagagaagaagaaggggcGCTCGGCCATCAACGAGGTCGTCACCAGAGAATACACCATCAACATCCACAAGCGGATCCACGGCAT CTCCTTCAAGAGGAGGGCACCTCGTGCGCTGAAAGAGATCCGCAAGTTTGCCATGAAGGAGATGGGCACTCCTGACGTACGCATCGACACACGCCTGAACAAAGCCGTGTGGGTCAAGGGCGTACG GAACGTGCCCTACCGCATGCGTGTGCGGCTGTCTAGGAAGCGTAACGAGGACGAAGACTCTCCCAACAAGCTGTACACGCTTGTCACGTATGTCCCCGTCACATCATTCAAAG GTCTTCAGACTGTCAATGTGGATGAAAATTAA
- the chst10 gene encoding carbohydrate sulfotransferase 10: protein MTRCHWLLVGACGWVLLLLMFASKFINFSLRVPDDYGGNVEKLRGTEPSVKSVTPQQPIPHTTFMSAASPPTLPSDWLSVVERRLELLSSVCSNSSLRNLTHTPVSKFVLDRIFVCDKHKILFCQTPKVGNTQWKKVLIVLNGKFSKVEDIPESIVHHHDKNGLPRLSSFKDKEINDRLNSYFKFIIVRDPFERIISAFKDKFVKNPRFEPWYKSNIAPAIIRKYRKSHRDEDGSGLEGSGLHFEDFVRYLGDEPGRRRLDRQFGEHVIHWLTYVELCAPCDIGYSVIGHHETLELDAPHILKSAGIEHLVSYPTIPPGITRYNRSKVEKYFSGISKRDVRRLYARFLGDFSLFGYQRPNFLLD, encoded by the exons ATGACGCGGTGCCACTGGCTGCTGGTCGGGGCTTGCGGTTGGGTGCTGCTACTGCTCATGTTTGCCAGCAAGTTCATCAACTTCAGCCTCAGAGTGCCTGACG ACTATGGCGGGAATGTTGAGAAGCTCAGAGGAACTGAACCGTCCGTCAAATCTGTCACTCCTCAGCAGCCGATACCTCATACGACTTTCATG TCTGCAGCCAGCCCGCCCACCTTGCCCTCTGACTGGCTCTCTGTTGTGGAGAGACGCCTGGAGCTCCTGTCCAGCGTCTGCAGCAACTCGTCCCTCCGAAACCTCACTCATACGCCCGTCAGCAAGTTTGTCCTTGACcgcatttttgtgtgtgacaaGCACAAGATCCTTTTCTGCCAGACCCCCAAGGTGGGCAACACGCAGTGGAAGAAGGTCCTTATTGTGCTTAATG GAAAGTTTTCAAAAGTGGAGGACATACCCGAGAGTATAGTCCATCACCATGACAAAAACGGCTTGCCCCGCCTCTCGTCCTTCAAAGATAAGGAGATCAATGACAG GCTAAATTCATACTTCAAGTTCATCATTGTGCGGGACCCTTTTGAGCGCATCATCTCAGCATTCAAGGACAAGTTTGTGAAGAACCCCCGCTTTGAGCCATGGTACAAGTCTAACATTGCACCCGCTATCATCCGGAAGTACCGCAAAAGCCACCGTGATGAAGACGGCAGCGGTCTGGAGGGCAGCGGTCTGCACTTTGAAGACTTTGTCCGTTATCTCGGAGATGAGCCTGGACGGCGGCGTCTGGACAGGCAGTTCGGGGAGCACGTCATCCATTGGTTGACGTATGTAGAGCTTTGTGCACCCTGTGACATTGGCTACAGTGTTATAGGCCACCATGAGACACTCGAGCTGGATGCGCCACACATACTCAAGTCTGCTGGCATAGAGCACCTGGTGTCCTACCCAACCATCCCTCCAGGCATCACTAGATACAATCGCTCTAAAGTGGAAAAGTACTTCTCTGGGATCAGCAAACGTGACGTACGCCGACTCTATGCCCGATTTCTGGGCGATTTTAGTCTCTTTGGATATCAGAGACCCAACTTCCTGTTGGACTGA